The following proteins come from a genomic window of Geomonas sp. RF6:
- the gcvT gene encoding glycine cleavage system aminomethyltransferase GcvT, translating to MDGMKNTPLLEKHQGLQALLAPFGGWLMPIQYAGILAEHRWCREKAALFDICHMGELLFQGDIEGDGLEHVFTFSVKKIPVGRSRYGFLLNERGGILDDLIVFRLAEDRAMVVVNAATTENDFAVIRSRLRPGADFTDITPALGKLDLQGPLARAVLVETFGEDLASIPFFKFVKRELLGVEAIVSRTGYTGELGYEIFIPVEKVGELWDLFVRDERVAPAGLGARDLLRLELGYSLYGSDIDEETTPISAGLGGFVDLGKEFVGKEALVAEEREGSKRVKVAFRVDSRRAPRHDYGIYHEGAEVGRVTSGAFSPMLGCGIGLGYVTPHCAPIGTPLTIRHEKVELQGVVVELPFYREGSLRG from the coding sequence TTGAAAAGCACCAGGGATTGCAGGCGCTCCTCGCACCATTCGGGGGGTGGCTCATGCCGATCCAGTACGCCGGAATTCTCGCCGAGCACAGGTGGTGCCGCGAGAAGGCCGCCCTCTTTGACATCTGCCACATGGGTGAGCTCCTCTTCCAGGGGGACATCGAGGGGGACGGGCTGGAGCATGTCTTCACCTTTTCGGTCAAGAAGATCCCCGTCGGCCGCTCGCGCTACGGGTTTCTGCTGAACGAGCGGGGTGGGATCCTCGACGACCTCATCGTCTTCAGACTTGCCGAAGATCGCGCCATGGTTGTCGTCAATGCGGCGACCACGGAGAACGACTTTGCCGTCATCCGCTCCCGCCTGCGCCCCGGCGCCGATTTCACCGACATCACCCCCGCCCTCGGGAAGCTCGACCTGCAGGGGCCACTCGCCCGCGCGGTGCTGGTGGAGACCTTCGGGGAGGACCTCGCATCCATTCCCTTCTTCAAATTCGTGAAGCGGGAACTCCTCGGAGTGGAGGCGATCGTGAGCCGCACGGGCTACACCGGGGAGCTCGGCTACGAGATCTTCATTCCGGTGGAAAAGGTAGGCGAGCTCTGGGATCTTTTCGTGCGGGATGAGCGGGTAGCGCCCGCGGGGCTCGGGGCGCGGGATCTTCTGCGCCTGGAGCTCGGCTACTCCCTCTACGGCTCGGACATAGACGAGGAGACCACACCGATCTCCGCCGGTCTCGGCGGCTTTGTGGACCTGGGGAAGGAGTTTGTGGGGAAGGAAGCGCTCGTAGCCGAGGAGCGCGAGGGATCAAAGCGGGTTAAGGTCGCCTTCCGCGTCGACTCGCGGCGCGCACCGCGGCATGACTACGGCATCTACCACGAAGGCGCGGAGGTCGGCCGCGTGACCAGCGGCGCCTTTTCTCCCATGCTTGGGTGCGGCATAGGGCTTGGGTATGTCACCCCTCACTGCGCGCCGATCGGAACCCCCCTCACCATCAGGCACGAGAAGGTGGAACTGCAGGGGGTGGTCGTGGAGCTTCCCTTTTACCGCGAGGGGTCCCTGCGGGGATAA
- the gcvH gene encoding glycine cleavage system protein GcvH → MTKYYTKEHEWVEVVGEVATVGISVHAAHELGDITFIELPATGKTVSQSEVLAGIESVKAASDVYAPLSGTVIEVNPDLESAPEIVNQSAEGEGWLCKLEPADLSELSALMDEAKYQEYLKGLS, encoded by the coding sequence ATGACAAAGTACTACACGAAGGAGCACGAGTGGGTGGAGGTGGTCGGTGAAGTGGCGACGGTCGGCATCTCTGTCCATGCCGCCCACGAGCTCGGCGACATCACCTTCATCGAATTGCCCGCGACCGGGAAGACGGTAAGCCAGTCCGAGGTACTTGCCGGCATAGAGTCGGTGAAGGCGGCAAGTGACGTGTACGCACCCCTCTCCGGCACCGTCATCGAGGTGAACCCCGATCTGGAGAGCGCACCGGAGATAGTAAACCAGAGCGCCGAAGGTGAAGGGTGGCTCTGCAAGCTGGAGCCCGCCGACCTCTCCGAGCTCTCCGCCCTCATGGATGAGGCAAAATACCAGGAGTACCTGAAGGGGCTCAGCTGA
- the gcvPA gene encoding aminomethyl-transferring glycine dehydrogenase subunit GcvPA, with translation MTYCPNTPEEIREMLSVIGVETIEDLFAPIPKELRARSFDLPPGISEFELMDRARQLAQAGGSGIVPFIGGGLYDHLIPATVDHLGSRAEFATSYTPYQPECSQGTLQALYEYQSGICRLTGMEVSNASLYDGGTALAEGALMALRVTNRNAIVLDQSVNPLHREIVRGYLAGHEAQLVEIEAKGCEADLERLSSAISGETAAVLVQNPNFFGSVADFTALAERAHQQGALLVVSCYPISLGLVKSPGEMGADIAVGEGQSLGNPLSFGGPAFGLIAATKSLIRNLPGRIVGETIDRSGRRGYVLTLQAREQHIKRHKATSNICTNQSLCALRGMIFMTALGADGFRELAQLNYDKAEHAKKVLALIDGVTLENRAPTFNEFTLTLPTDAGSVVQRLLARGIAAGVPLGSYYPGRENSLVVTVTERRSREQIEKLAEGLQEAVCS, from the coding sequence ATGACATACTGCCCGAACACCCCCGAGGAGATACGGGAGATGCTCTCGGTGATCGGGGTGGAGACGATCGAGGATCTCTTCGCCCCCATACCGAAGGAGCTGCGCGCCCGCTCCTTCGACCTCCCCCCCGGCATCTCCGAATTCGAGCTCATGGACCGGGCGCGCCAGCTGGCGCAGGCCGGCGGCAGCGGGATCGTCCCCTTCATCGGCGGAGGTCTGTACGACCACCTCATCCCGGCGACCGTCGACCACCTCGGCTCCCGCGCAGAGTTCGCCACCTCCTACACCCCGTACCAGCCGGAGTGCTCGCAGGGGACGCTCCAGGCGCTCTACGAGTACCAGAGCGGGATCTGCCGCCTCACCGGGATGGAGGTATCGAACGCCTCCCTCTACGACGGCGGGACGGCCCTTGCGGAAGGGGCGCTCATGGCGCTGCGCGTCACCAACCGCAACGCCATCGTGCTCGACCAGTCCGTGAACCCTTTGCACCGGGAGATCGTCAGGGGATATCTGGCGGGGCACGAGGCGCAGCTCGTGGAGATCGAGGCGAAGGGGTGCGAGGCGGATCTGGAGCGCCTCTCTTCCGCCATCAGCGGGGAGACCGCGGCGGTCCTCGTGCAGAATCCAAACTTCTTCGGGAGCGTCGCCGATTTCACCGCACTCGCCGAACGGGCGCACCAGCAGGGGGCGCTCCTGGTGGTGTCGTGCTACCCCATCTCGCTCGGTCTTGTAAAGAGTCCCGGGGAAATGGGCGCGGACATCGCGGTCGGTGAGGGACAAAGCCTCGGCAACCCCCTCTCCTTCGGCGGCCCCGCCTTCGGCCTCATCGCCGCCACAAAAAGCCTCATCAGGAACCTTCCCGGGAGGATCGTCGGGGAGACCATCGACCGCTCCGGGCGTCGCGGCTACGTCCTCACCCTGCAGGCCCGCGAGCAGCACATAAAGAGGCACAAGGCGACCTCCAACATCTGCACCAACCAGAGCCTCTGCGCGCTGCGAGGGATGATCTTCATGACGGCGCTCGGCGCGGACGGTTTCCGCGAGCTGGCACAGCTAAACTACGACAAGGCGGAGCACGCCAAGAAGGTGCTCGCCCTGATCGACGGCGTCACCCTGGAAAACCGTGCGCCGACCTTCAACGAATTCACCCTCACGCTCCCCACGGACGCGGGAAGTGTCGTGCAGCGGCTCCTGGCGCGGGGGATCGCCGCGGGGGTGCCGCTCGGGTCGTACTACCCCGGGCGCGAGAACTCCCTCGTGGTGACGGTGACCGAACGGCGCAGCCGGGAGCAGATCGAGAAACTCGCCGAGGGTCTGCAGGAGGCGGTATGCAGCTGA